A region of Gammaproteobacteria bacterium DNA encodes the following proteins:
- a CDS encoding NOL1/NOP2/sun family putative RNA methylase, with protein MPEPTVPDSYLQHIRRLLPEPQETAFIAACERPLRRAIRVNTRKISVDDFVSRMEKQGWTFTPVPWCASGFWVSRPVEMEKALPIGKTLEHLIGLFYVQEASSMLPPEMLCQHLPEPKGWWLDMAAAPGSKTTQLAQNLGHDSLIVANELSGSRLKSLYANIIRSGIANVALTHYDGRIFGERLSNCFDAVLLDAPCSGEGTVRKDPTALRRWSLDNVRTLAHLQKQLIDSAFATLRPGGILVYSTCTLSAEENEEVCAHLLERYGEQVEYVPLTDSFPGAEKAASAFGSLRVWPHLWDSEGFFVAAFRKLGDANNIGHRGDVSGHGRFVPLSDTDHAQLMQALDDWFAPQAMPEGRFWQRSQGRQTEIWWRPLGATALTTQLRPDRIGVQVATRIDKGRRVQWRWHHEFAATFGQYFQKQRLQVSESQLRQLFLGHNLDWPEKLASGDWLICYEQWPVGLVRATDRRIKNNFPREWLHDSLAWPDVKM; from the coding sequence ATGCCTGAACCCACGGTCCCCGACAGTTATTTGCAGCACATCCGCCGTCTCTTGCCAGAGCCGCAAGAGACGGCATTCATCGCCGCTTGTGAGCGTCCTTTGCGACGCGCCATTCGCGTGAATACGCGCAAGATTTCGGTGGATGATTTTGTATCGCGGATGGAAAAACAAGGCTGGACATTCACCCCCGTTCCCTGGTGTGCATCTGGCTTTTGGGTGTCGCGCCCCGTCGAGATGGAGAAAGCCTTGCCAATTGGCAAAACGCTGGAACACCTGATCGGGCTGTTTTATGTCCAGGAAGCAAGTTCCATGTTGCCGCCAGAAATGCTGTGCCAGCATTTGCCTGAGCCAAAGGGGTGGTGGCTCGATATGGCGGCGGCCCCTGGCTCAAAAACCACCCAGTTGGCGCAAAATCTAGGCCACGATAGCCTGATAGTGGCCAATGAATTATCCGGATCCCGGTTGAAAAGCCTATATGCCAACATCATCCGCAGCGGCATTGCGAATGTGGCGCTGACCCACTACGATGGCCGGATTTTTGGTGAGCGTCTGTCCAATTGTTTTGATGCCGTCTTGCTGGATGCCCCATGCAGTGGAGAAGGCACCGTCCGCAAAGATCCAACGGCCTTGCGTCGTTGGTCGCTTGACAATGTTCGGACTTTGGCCCACCTACAGAAACAACTGATTGACAGCGCTTTTGCGACGCTGCGTCCAGGCGGCATTTTAGTGTATTCCACCTGCACATTGTCCGCCGAGGAAAATGAAGAAGTGTGTGCTCACTTGCTCGAAAGGTACGGTGAACAAGTGGAGTATGTACCGTTGACTGACAGTTTTCCGGGGGCGGAAAAGGCGGCGTCAGCTTTCGGGAGTCTGCGTGTGTGGCCACACTTGTGGGACAGCGAGGGCTTTTTTGTTGCCGCATTTCGAAAGCTTGGCGATGCTAATAATATTGGCCATCGTGGCGATGTGTCTGGCCACGGTCGTTTTGTGCCCTTGAGTGACACGGATCACGCTCAGCTGATGCAGGCCTTGGATGACTGGTTTGCCCCCCAGGCCATGCCTGAGGGACGTTTCTGGCAGCGCAGCCAGGGCAGGCAGACAGAAATCTGGTGGCGTCCGCTGGGGGCAACCGCACTGACGACCCAGTTGCGGCCAGATCGGATTGGGGTGCAGGTGGCCACGCGCATCGACAAGGGCAGGCGTGTGCAGTGGCGATGGCACCATGAATTTGCGGCCACTTTTGGACAGTACTTCCAAAAACAACGTTTGCAGGTCAGTGAGTCCCAACTTCGACAGTTGTTCCTTGGACATAATCTGGACTGGCCAGAAAAGTTAGCCTCGGGGGATTGGCTCATTTGCTACGAACAATGGCCTGTTGGTCTGGTACGTGCAACCGATCGGCGCATCAAGAATAATTTCCCACGCGAATGGTTGCACGACAGCTTGGCCTGGCCGGATGTGAAAATGTAA
- the putA gene encoding bifunctional proline dehydrogenase/L-glutamate gamma-semialdehyde dehydrogenase PutA, translating to MLKASKILTQAPANTTDEWMKWVQANYQVDENAYLEELIALAAPDAASHANIRNRALKYIQQVRQGERRRETIEAFLSQYSLDTKEGVVLMCLAEALLRIADAESANRLIKDKLSGADWAAYVGKSDSWLVNASAWGLVLTGKLVELDSEFKAQSTNILAKAINRVGEPVVRAALNQVMKFMGRQFVLGRTIDEAWKRAAEDHKRGYTHSFDMLGEAAFTAEDAERYTEAYANAIKTLATVKAPDGVPAPSISVKLSALHPRYDAVKRERVLTEMYERLLGLAELARRHNVAMSIDAEEADRLEISLELFEKVYRSESLAGWDGLGLVVQAYSKRALPVLGWAAALAQDLGIRMPVRLVKGAYWDSEIKWSQQRGLAGYPLFTRKAGTDVSYLACARYLFSVMDRIYPQFATHNAHTIASILEMAKDHRDFEFQRLHGMGEALYDLVLAEQKAQGTPVNCRVYAPVGQYNELLPYLVRRLLENGANSSFVHQLVDDAVPAEKLAEHPVDTLKKFSTYANDKIPLPEALYGPTRKNSRGTNLKVAVDREPFLQGLGEFLDHTWDARPIIDGRKIEGDATTRVCPYDNAHVVGTTVDASETDLQKALEVAHQHWSEWNRRPAAERAKILRDAADLFEANRMELIALCCREGGKTLEDGIAEVREAVDFLRYYAQQAEHDFQVITLPGPTGERNTLELEGRGVFVCISPWNFPLAIFTGQVSAALVTGNAVLAKPAAQTTMIGMRAVELLHKAGVPTSVLQYIPARGAQVGRVVLSDPRVAGVAFTGSTATAMQIQNTLASRANTPIAPLIAETGGQNAMIVDSSALPEQVVADVMRSAFASAGQRCSALRVLYLQEEIAPRIIELLKGAMAEWEVGDPSLPQTDAGPVIDHAAREDLLTHIEEMRATKKLLAEAPPSKIESQGSFLSPVAFEIDSIHDLKQENFGPILHVVRYRARDLDKIIDEINAYGYGLTLGIHSRNEGLADYIAHRARVGNIYINRDMIGAVVGVQPFGGMGLSGTGPKAGGPFYLHRFCTERTISNNTAAIGGNTTLLSLADA from the coding sequence AATCGGCCAATCGTTTGATTAAGGACAAACTGTCTGGTGCCGATTGGGCGGCTTATGTGGGCAAAAGTGATTCGTGGCTGGTCAATGCCTCGGCTTGGGGGCTCGTGCTGACCGGAAAATTGGTGGAATTGGATTCTGAATTTAAGGCACAGTCCACCAATATCCTTGCCAAAGCGATCAATCGTGTCGGTGAGCCGGTGGTGCGTGCGGCGTTGAACCAAGTGATGAAATTTATGGGGCGTCAGTTTGTCTTGGGACGCACCATTGACGAAGCCTGGAAACGTGCGGCCGAGGACCACAAACGCGGTTACACGCATTCGTTTGATATGTTGGGTGAGGCGGCATTTACTGCAGAAGACGCCGAGCGTTATACCGAAGCCTATGCCAATGCCATCAAGACACTTGCGACAGTTAAAGCGCCTGATGGCGTGCCCGCACCGAGCATTTCGGTCAAGCTCTCGGCGCTACATCCGCGTTACGATGCGGTCAAGCGCGAGCGCGTGCTGACCGAAATGTATGAGCGCTTGCTGGGGCTGGCCGAATTGGCACGTCGTCACAATGTGGCGATGAGCATTGATGCCGAAGAAGCCGATCGCCTTGAGATTTCATTGGAGTTGTTTGAGAAAGTCTATCGCAGTGAGTCGTTGGCAGGGTGGGACGGCCTTGGCTTGGTTGTCCAGGCCTATTCGAAACGTGCGTTGCCGGTGTTGGGTTGGGCAGCGGCGCTTGCTCAAGATCTTGGCATTCGCATGCCAGTTCGATTGGTCAAGGGCGCCTATTGGGATTCCGAGATCAAATGGTCGCAGCAGCGCGGACTGGCGGGTTATCCGCTGTTTACTCGCAAGGCGGGCACCGATGTTTCTTATCTCGCGTGTGCGCGCTATCTGTTCAGTGTGATGGATCGCATCTACCCACAATTTGCCACGCATAATGCTCACACCATTGCCAGTATTCTCGAAATGGCCAAGGACCATCGTGATTTCGAGTTCCAGCGGTTGCATGGCATGGGCGAAGCGCTGTACGACTTAGTGTTGGCGGAGCAAAAGGCGCAGGGCACACCGGTGAATTGCCGAGTGTATGCGCCGGTCGGGCAATACAATGAGTTATTGCCTTACTTGGTTCGTCGTCTTTTGGAAAATGGCGCGAATTCATCTTTTGTGCATCAACTGGTGGATGATGCAGTGCCCGCGGAAAAGTTGGCCGAGCATCCTGTCGATACGTTGAAGAAATTCTCGACCTATGCCAATGACAAAATTCCATTGCCTGAGGCGCTGTACGGCCCAACGCGCAAGAATTCACGTGGTACGAATTTGAAGGTGGCTGTGGATCGGGAACCTTTCCTGCAGGGTCTGGGTGAGTTTCTCGATCATACCTGGGACGCACGGCCCATCATTGACGGTCGAAAGATCGAAGGTGACGCCACCACACGCGTTTGCCCCTATGACAATGCCCATGTGGTGGGAACCACCGTCGATGCCAGCGAGACGGATTTGCAAAAGGCCCTTGAAGTGGCGCACCAACATTGGTCGGAATGGAATCGGCGTCCAGCTGCGGAACGAGCCAAAATTCTGCGCGATGCGGCGGATCTGTTTGAAGCCAATCGCATGGAGTTGATTGCGTTATGCTGTCGCGAAGGTGGCAAAACCTTGGAAGATGGCATTGCCGAGGTGCGTGAAGCGGTCGATTTCCTTCGCTATTACGCTCAACAGGCCGAGCATGATTTTCAGGTGATCACCTTGCCCGGACCGACCGGTGAGCGCAACACGCTTGAGCTTGAAGGGCGTGGTGTGTTTGTGTGCATTAGTCCATGGAACTTTCCACTGGCCATCTTTACTGGTCAGGTATCGGCTGCACTGGTGACCGGTAATGCGGTGCTTGCCAAACCGGCGGCGCAGACCACCATGATAGGCATGCGAGCGGTTGAACTCTTGCATAAGGCTGGCGTGCCGACCTCCGTGCTTCAGTATATCCCGGCACGAGGTGCTCAGGTGGGGCGTGTGGTGCTCTCCGACCCGCGTGTGGCAGGCGTTGCGTTTACTGGTTCGACGGCGACTGCGATGCAGATCCAAAACACACTGGCAAGCCGCGCCAACACCCCGATTGCCCCACTCATTGCCGAGACAGGCGGCCAAAATGCGATGATTGTTGACTCTTCCGCGTTGCCCGAGCAAGTAGTGGCAGATGTGATGCGTTCGGCCTTCGCCAGCGCTGGCCAGCGCTGTTCGGCGCTGCGTGTGCTCTATCTGCAAGAAGAAATCGCACCGCGCATTATTGAGTTGCTCAAGGGCGCCATGGCCGAGTGGGAAGTTGGCGACCCAAGCTTGCCGCAAACAGACGCAGGTCCCGTCATCGATCACGCTGCGCGCGAGGACTTGCTTACCCACATTGAGGAAATGCGGGCCACCAAAAAACTGCTGGCCGAGGCCCCGCCGTCGAAAATCGAATCGCAAGGCAGTTTCCTGTCGCCGGTGGCGTTTGAAATCGACAGCATTCACGATCTTAAGCAGGAGAATTTCGGCCCAATTCTGCATGTCGTCCGCTATCGCGCGCGTGATTTGGACAAAATCATCGACGAAATTAACGCCTATGGTTATGGCCTGACCCTTGGCATTCATAGCCGAAACGAGGGGTTGGCGGATTACATCGCTCATCGAGCGAGAGTGGGCAATATTTACATAAACCGCGATATGATCGGTGCGGTGGTGGGCGTGCAACCGTTTGGTGGTATGGGGCTTTCGGGCACTGGCCCCAAAGCGGGGGGGCCATTCTACCTACACCGCTTCTGTACCGAACGTACCATTTCCAACAATACCGCTGCCATCGGCGGCAATACTACTTTGCTGTCACTTGCCGATGCCTGA